A single window of Vibrio sp. HB236076 DNA harbors:
- a CDS encoding 3-dehydro-L-gulonate-6-phosphate decarboxylase, which translates to MTKPKLQLSLDTDDLRRALAQLSHIAEHIDIIKIGPILALSQGIACVRAIHQLYPNHTLVFDVKMTDASHILTRMAMEAGAHWVTLSSAAHPETIRAAKEVAIQLNGDVQIELHGHWTWQDIEAWRYMGINQVIYHRSLNAELAGQTWQERDLDCIKRLIDLGLDVSVNGGVKPNDVGMFKHLELKTLIIGRSLLQNESHALAEEFHRELNLYW; encoded by the coding sequence ATGACCAAACCCAAGCTGCAACTGTCGTTAGACACCGATGACCTGCGCCGCGCTTTGGCGCAGTTATCCCATATCGCTGAGCATATCGATATCATCAAGATTGGGCCAATTCTGGCTTTGTCACAAGGCATCGCCTGTGTCAGAGCGATTCACCAGCTCTACCCCAATCACACCTTAGTCTTTGATGTCAAAATGACCGATGCCAGTCATATTTTAACTCGCATGGCGATGGAAGCTGGTGCCCATTGGGTGACACTGAGCTCGGCCGCTCACCCAGAAACCATTCGCGCAGCAAAAGAAGTGGCCATACAACTCAACGGAGACGTACAAATCGAACTCCACGGGCACTGGACTTGGCAAGATATTGAGGCGTGGCGATACATGGGGATCAATCAAGTCATTTACCATCGTTCTCTCAACGCTGAGCTGGCGGGTCAAACATGGCAAGAACGCGATCTTGATTGTATTAAAAGGTTAATTGATTTGGGATTAGATGTGTCGGTCAATGGTGGCGTGAAACCCAACGATGTCGGGATGTTTAAACACCTTGAGCTCAAAACCTTGATTATCGGTCGCTCATTACTGCAAAATGAAAGCCATGCGTTAGCCGAAGAGTTTCATCGTGAATTAAACTTGTATTGGTAA
- a CDS encoding phosphate/phosphite/phosphonate ABC transporter substrate-binding protein, translating into MMRYLTKQWLCGIVLGFVFLSFQPVSADHPNPSSRQQTLVVGTISSNPQKAVKRTQAFADYVASQLSSFGVKEAKVVVAKDIEQMASWLKSGDVDLVSETVFAAARMIDQANAKLIARRWKSGIGEYSSVFFTSITSGIKSFSDLVGKTIVFEDRGSSSSFLVPASLLLAQGYQLQELSSPREKPLAGKIGYFFSDDFSNSGGEKNMMAWVHRGLVASAAFSDIDWQKEIPEAIKKDMRIFYQSQKIPRSLMLVSPTVPVEKSQMIAQILFDADKSEPGKAALLRYKKTLKFDPITDDINAAVLRAKEQKRLIESKLSR; encoded by the coding sequence ATGATGCGTTATTTAACGAAGCAGTGGTTGTGTGGCATTGTGTTGGGTTTTGTTTTTTTAAGCTTTCAGCCCGTGTCGGCAGATCATCCCAATCCTTCTTCACGTCAACAGACATTGGTGGTCGGTACTATCAGCAGTAATCCACAAAAAGCGGTTAAGCGAACTCAAGCGTTTGCGGATTACGTGGCCAGTCAGTTATCTTCTTTCGGTGTAAAGGAAGCCAAAGTGGTGGTCGCGAAAGACATAGAACAAATGGCATCATGGTTGAAAAGCGGTGACGTCGATTTGGTTTCTGAAACCGTGTTTGCCGCTGCTCGAATGATTGATCAGGCTAACGCCAAGTTGATTGCTAGGCGTTGGAAAAGTGGTATTGGCGAATACTCAAGTGTATTTTTTACATCGATTACATCGGGTATCAAAAGCTTTTCTGATCTGGTCGGAAAGACCATTGTTTTTGAAGACCGCGGCTCGTCAAGCTCATTTTTAGTGCCCGCCAGTCTCTTATTGGCGCAAGGCTATCAATTGCAAGAGTTGAGTTCGCCGAGAGAAAAGCCGCTTGCAGGTAAAATCGGCTACTTTTTTTCAGATGATTTTTCCAATTCAGGCGGTGAAAAAAACATGATGGCTTGGGTTCATCGAGGTCTCGTTGCTTCTGCGGCATTTAGCGATATCGATTGGCAAAAAGAAATTCCTGAGGCGATAAAAAAAGACATGAGAATTTTTTATCAAAGTCAAAAGATACCTCGTTCGTTAATGTTAGTCTCGCCAACAGTGCCAGTAGAAAAGAGCCAAATGATCGCACAAATTCTGTTTGATGCAGACAAAAGTGAGCCAGGCAAAGCGGCCTTGCTTCGTTACAAAAAAACGCTCAAATTCGATCCGATCACCGACGATATAAACGCCGCTGTTCTTCGTGCAAAAGAGCAAAAGCGACTTATCGAATCCAAACTGTCTCGTTGA
- a CDS encoding EAL domain-containing protein, protein MRLKAKVVSGSVFLVMLTLGVLVYTQHRVSDYYTQDIVEKTSENISKSLINNAQIQVEQMMAYLSDALINPFYRYDLTGVQALLEPALNNKNLTKIQVFDSQGNIFHDGSESILVYGEPIKHDDLKAAVLEQRKVFTVIEGDTIIMACPLILGHDVLGGLLLEYSLEEVYQNIRQNQTIIEATHQTSTASSAKLFFGIAILLFLMSLTLALVLSNGIVRPIEQLVRHANRIGIGQHGIDNDVQRNDELGTLAHSFNDMDKNLKERTEAIEFLAYHDVLTRLPNRAQFMDFLNKRIDHGLKHNRPFAVLFIDLDEFKGINDNLGHSAGDELLCTVANSIKAEVEKRANPHRDQTTYFISRVGGDEFLMCLPNLEHFNRQGIGQTEQVIVSNLAKQLISTLSKPIWLEKSNESVVVGASIGIALYPQAGQSSEQLVKHADIAMYNAKNSGKGQFCFFNEEMEKEMIYRNELEKELRLAMEDYSAFHMYYQPKIELNSGRIIGAEALIRWIHPTRGHISPDVFIKIAESTGMIIPLGEWIVKQVAKDMHKIYGFCAHQDFHLALNVSAKQLYGSKVARLLNHQLITYQLPPHCLHVEVTETLLMQDRQTAKENLDKIRALGIEIWLDDFGTGYSSLGYLLDFNIDGIKIDRSFVNDITTDKHSQALCSAIINMAKKLDIKVVAEGVEEIEQSNYLLNEECDYAQGYFYSRPIALNEFIVFLEESVLNQTRPHVL, encoded by the coding sequence ATGAGGTTAAAAGCTAAGGTAGTTTCAGGCAGTGTATTTCTTGTCATGTTGACACTAGGCGTGTTGGTGTATACACAACACCGAGTTTCTGACTATTACACTCAAGATATCGTCGAAAAAACCAGTGAAAATATCAGTAAAAGCTTAATCAATAATGCTCAAATACAGGTTGAGCAAATGATGGCTTACCTGTCAGATGCGTTAATCAACCCTTTTTACCGTTACGATTTAACCGGGGTGCAAGCTTTACTTGAGCCGGCACTAAATAATAAAAATTTAACCAAAATCCAGGTGTTCGATTCCCAAGGCAACATTTTTCACGATGGCAGTGAGAGTATTTTGGTATACGGTGAGCCGATAAAGCATGATGATTTGAAAGCTGCGGTGCTAGAGCAGCGTAAGGTGTTTACCGTTATCGAAGGGGATACCATAATTATGGCTTGCCCACTTATTTTAGGCCACGATGTGCTAGGCGGTTTGTTATTAGAATACTCGCTTGAAGAGGTATATCAAAACATACGGCAAAACCAAACCATCATCGAAGCGACGCATCAGACCAGCACCGCCTCCAGCGCAAAACTGTTTTTTGGTATTGCTATCTTGCTTTTTTTGATGAGCTTGACACTGGCACTAGTCCTCTCAAATGGTATTGTACGGCCAATTGAACAGTTAGTTCGACATGCTAATCGAATTGGTATTGGCCAACACGGGATAGACAACGACGTTCAACGCAATGACGAATTAGGCACCTTGGCTCACTCTTTTAATGATATGGATAAAAACTTAAAAGAACGCACCGAAGCGATTGAGTTTTTGGCCTATCACGACGTACTTACACGGCTGCCAAATCGTGCTCAATTCATGGATTTTCTCAATAAACGAATCGATCACGGCCTAAAGCACAATCGGCCTTTTGCGGTCTTGTTTATCGACTTAGATGAGTTTAAGGGGATCAATGATAACTTGGGCCACAGTGCTGGTGATGAATTATTGTGTACAGTAGCCAATAGTATTAAAGCCGAGGTTGAAAAGCGGGCAAACCCACATCGAGATCAAACGACTTATTTTATTTCTCGAGTTGGGGGGGATGAATTTTTGATGTGCTTACCCAACCTCGAACATTTTAATCGCCAAGGGATCGGCCAAACTGAGCAGGTTATTGTATCAAATCTTGCCAAACAGTTAATTTCAACATTATCAAAGCCAATTTGGTTAGAAAAAAGTAATGAGTCTGTGGTGGTCGGAGCCAGTATTGGTATTGCTTTGTACCCTCAGGCGGGGCAAAGCTCAGAGCAATTGGTCAAGCATGCTGACATTGCTATGTACAACGCAAAAAATAGCGGTAAAGGACAGTTCTGTTTTTTCAATGAAGAAATGGAAAAAGAGATGATTTACCGAAATGAATTGGAAAAAGAATTGCGATTGGCGATGGAAGATTACTCTGCATTTCACATGTACTATCAACCCAAAATTGAGCTTAACAGTGGACGCATTATTGGCGCTGAAGCTCTGATCCGCTGGATCCACCCGACTCGAGGCCATATCTCGCCAGATGTGTTTATCAAAATCGCCGAGTCGACCGGTATGATCATCCCTCTTGGTGAATGGATCGTAAAACAAGTGGCCAAGGACATGCATAAGATCTATGGCTTTTGCGCTCATCAAGATTTTCACTTAGCGTTGAATGTGTCTGCCAAACAGTTGTATGGCAGCAAGGTTGCGCGGTTGTTGAATCACCAATTGATTACTTATCAACTGCCTCCTCATTGTCTTCACGTAGAAGTGACGGAAACCTTGTTAATGCAAGACCGACAAACAGCGAAAGAAAATTTAGACAAAATCAGAGCGTTAGGCATCGAAATTTGGCTTGATGATTTTGGAACGGGGTATTCATCACTGGGCTATTTACTCGATTTTAATATTGATGGAATTAAAATCGATCGCAGCTTTGTCAATGATATCACCACGGATAAACACTCTCAGGCGCTGTGCTCTGCGATCATCAATATGGCCAAAAAGTTAGATATTAAAGTGGTCGCTGAAGGCGTTGAAGAAATAGAGCAGTCCAACTACCTTCTCAATGAAGAGTGTGATTATGCCCAAGGGTATTTTTATTCTCGCCCAATTGCGCTTAATGAGTTTATTGTATTCCTTGAAGAGAGTGTGCTAAATCAAACTCGGCCACACGTGTTGTAA
- a CDS encoding YeeE/YedE thiosulfate transporter family protein has translation MNVKEHLSGAFLLLFSLVLGGLLLNPEIFFRLVIGLGLGYALTRSSIGFAGSVNRAYRAGTTKLLRALMLMFTLAALTTSAFLYNHNPQDMGLWINPINAGLLVGGLLFGFGMSFASCCASGVLTYFSSSLNRPALVLLSFGGGVFLGFPLQAEQSWIRETWVSSSTYQGKGVFLPDLFAGTPLDGYLGAILLTAGLASLVVWFAHRYERQRRLQGTYIGNAAEKEQAENTPYDFAAYPFFSSQTYQALFVRRWSLTTGVAVIVILFTLLMGVTGSGWGASTPFGLWFGRLLIATGIDPSLIAEFTHRPEQAFTMPFFEHPVNVQNIGIMLGSITCLLLSGRFISGISRLRLSGKEASMLIVAGLSMGLGTRLANGCNVGALFTPIANFSLSGWIFLVVMIMGGVLGNQLGKRIS, from the coding sequence ATGAACGTCAAAGAACACTTAAGCGGGGCTTTTTTACTGTTATTCAGTCTAGTCCTCGGCGGCCTGTTACTCAATCCAGAGATCTTTTTTCGTCTCGTCATTGGCCTGGGGTTAGGCTATGCATTGACCCGCTCTTCGATTGGCTTTGCCGGTAGTGTTAATCGCGCTTATCGAGCAGGCACAACCAAGTTGCTACGCGCGTTAATGTTAATGTTTACCTTAGCCGCCTTGACTACCAGCGCTTTTCTCTACAACCACAACCCACAAGATATGGGATTGTGGATTAACCCCATCAATGCGGGCTTGTTAGTGGGAGGACTGTTATTTGGCTTTGGCATGTCATTCGCCAGTTGCTGTGCCTCTGGGGTATTAACCTATTTCTCCAGTAGCTTAAATCGCCCTGCACTGGTACTGCTTAGCTTTGGTGGCGGTGTGTTTCTCGGCTTTCCTTTACAAGCGGAACAAAGTTGGATACGCGAGACTTGGGTTTCTTCGTCGACCTATCAGGGCAAAGGGGTCTTTTTACCCGACCTATTTGCTGGGACCCCACTTGACGGTTACCTCGGCGCTATCCTACTGACGGCCGGTTTAGCCAGTCTCGTGGTATGGTTTGCTCATCGCTACGAACGTCAGCGCCGTTTACAGGGCACTTATATCGGCAATGCAGCAGAAAAAGAACAAGCAGAAAATACACCTTATGATTTTGCTGCCTATCCGTTTTTTAGCTCACAAACCTATCAAGCGTTATTTGTCCGTCGTTGGTCCCTTACCACAGGGGTTGCTGTCATTGTTATCTTATTTACTTTGTTAATGGGCGTGACCGGCTCTGGTTGGGGCGCTTCAACCCCTTTTGGGCTTTGGTTTGGTCGCTTACTGATTGCTACAGGTATTGACCCAAGTCTGATTGCTGAGTTTACTCATCGCCCTGAGCAAGCCTTTACCATGCCCTTTTTTGAGCACCCAGTGAATGTGCAAAATATCGGCATCATGCTCGGCTCTATTACTTGCTTACTGCTATCAGGACGTTTTATTTCGGGGATATCTCGCCTGAGACTGTCAGGAAAAGAAGCCAGTATGTTGATTGTCGCGGGCTTATCGATGGGATTGGGTACCCGCTTAGCCAATGGCTGTAATGTCGGCGCGTTATTTACCCCCATTGCGAATTTCTCTTTGTCTGGCTGGATTTTCTTAGTCGTCATGATTATGGGTGGCGTATTAGGCAATCAACTGGGTAAACGAATCAGTTAA
- a CDS encoding valine--tRNA ligase, whose product MEKTYNPTSIEQALYQAWEEKGYFKPHGDTSKESYSIMIPPPNVTGSLHMGHAFQDTIMDTLIRCQRMKGKNTLWQVGTDHAGIATQMVVERKIAAEEGKTKHDYGRDAFIDKIWEWKNESGGNITQQLRRLGASVDWDRERFTMDDGLSNAVQEVFVRLYEEDLIYRGKRLVNWDPKLHTAISDLEVENKDKKGHMWHFRYPLADGVKTAEGKDYIVVATTRPETMLGDTGVAVNPEDPRYQALIGNEVLLPIVNRRIPIVGDEHADMEKGTGCVKITPAHDFNDYEVGKRHQLPMINILTFDANIRDAAEVFTTNGEPSDAYTTDIPESYQGLERFAARKAIVAEFDALGLLEEIKDHDLTVPYGDRGGVVIEPMLTDQWYVRTAPLAQVATQAVEDGEIQFVPKQYENMYFSWMRDIQDWCISRQLWWGHRIPAWYDNQGNVYVGRSEEEVRAKHGLESAIELRRDDDVLDTWFSSALWTFGTQGWPEQTPDLETFHPSDVLVTGFDIIFFWVARMIMMTMHFIKDENGKPQVPFKTVYVTGLIRDENGDKMSKSKGNVLDPIDMIDGIDLESLVSKRTGNMMQPQLAKKIEKNTRKTFENGIEAFGTDALRFTLAAMASTGRDINWDMKRLEGYRNFCNKLWNASRYVLMNTEEQDCGFNGGDLEYSLADKWIESQFELAAKSFNEHIDNFRLDMAANTLYEFIWNQFCDWYLELTKPVLWKGSEAQQRATRRTLITVLEKTLRLAHPVLPYITETIWQSVKPLVDGVEGDTIMLQALPQYDEGNFHPEALSDIEWVKSFITSIRNLRAEYDINPGKPLEVMLKAANEQDAERLASCQTVLTSLAKLDSVRLLASEEETPACASALVGKSELLIPMAGLIDKTAELARLDKEIDKTQGEIKRIEGKLNNQGFVAKAPEAVVAKEREKLESYQETLVKLQEQKVTIAAL is encoded by the coding sequence ATGGAAAAGACATACAACCCCACTTCAATTGAACAAGCCCTATATCAAGCTTGGGAAGAAAAAGGCTACTTCAAGCCACACGGTGACACCAGCAAAGAATCTTACAGCATCATGATCCCGCCGCCGAATGTCACTGGCAGCCTGCACATGGGTCACGCTTTCCAAGACACCATTATGGATACCTTGATCCGCTGCCAACGCATGAAAGGCAAAAATACCTTGTGGCAAGTAGGTACTGACCATGCGGGTATCGCGACTCAGATGGTCGTTGAACGCAAAATTGCAGCCGAGGAAGGTAAAACCAAACACGATTACGGTCGTGATGCTTTTATCGATAAAATCTGGGAATGGAAAAACGAGTCCGGTGGTAACATCACCCAACAACTGCGTCGCCTTGGAGCGTCAGTGGATTGGGACCGCGAGCGCTTTACTATGGATGATGGCTTGTCTAATGCCGTTCAAGAAGTGTTTGTGCGCCTTTACGAAGAAGATTTGATCTACCGAGGCAAACGCTTGGTCAACTGGGATCCTAAGTTGCACACGGCGATTTCTGATCTCGAAGTTGAAAATAAAGATAAGAAAGGCCATATGTGGCATTTCCGCTATCCTTTGGCCGATGGGGTAAAAACCGCAGAAGGCAAAGATTACATTGTGGTTGCCACCACCCGTCCAGAAACCATGCTCGGCGATACGGGGGTTGCTGTTAACCCAGAAGATCCTCGCTATCAAGCACTGATTGGCAATGAGGTCCTGTTGCCAATCGTTAACCGTCGCATCCCCATCGTCGGCGATGAACACGCCGATATGGAAAAAGGCACCGGTTGTGTGAAAATCACTCCGGCTCACGACTTCAACGACTACGAAGTCGGCAAGCGCCATCAATTACCGATGATCAATATCTTGACGTTTGATGCCAATATTCGCGATGCGGCAGAAGTCTTCACCACCAATGGTGAACCGAGTGATGCTTATACCACCGACATCCCGGAGTCATATCAAGGTTTAGAGCGCTTTGCAGCTCGTAAAGCCATCGTGGCAGAATTTGATGCCTTGGGTTTGCTAGAAGAAATTAAAGATCACGACTTAACCGTGCCGTATGGCGATCGCGGTGGCGTGGTGATTGAGCCGATGCTCACCGACCAATGGTACGTGCGCACCGCCCCTCTTGCTCAAGTAGCGACCCAGGCAGTAGAAGACGGTGAAATCCAGTTTGTACCAAAACAGTACGAAAACATGTACTTCTCTTGGATGCGCGATATCCAAGACTGGTGTATTTCTCGTCAATTGTGGTGGGGCCATCGCATCCCTGCGTGGTACGACAACCAAGGTAATGTCTACGTTGGCCGTAGCGAAGAAGAAGTGCGTGCCAAGCACGGGCTAGAAAGCGCGATTGAGCTACGCCGCGACGACGATGTCCTTGATACCTGGTTCTCTTCTGCGCTGTGGACCTTTGGTACTCAAGGCTGGCCCGAACAAACTCCTGACCTTGAGACCTTCCATCCCTCAGATGTGTTGGTCACCGGCTTTGACATTATTTTCTTCTGGGTGGCACGTATGATCATGATGACCATGCACTTCATCAAAGACGAAAATGGCAAACCACAAGTGCCCTTTAAAACGGTCTACGTAACCGGCCTCATCCGCGATGAAAATGGCGATAAAATGTCGAAGTCAAAAGGCAATGTCCTTGATCCTATCGACATGATTGATGGTATTGATCTCGAGTCACTCGTGTCTAAGCGCACCGGCAATATGATGCAGCCTCAATTGGCGAAGAAAATCGAGAAAAACACGCGTAAAACCTTTGAAAATGGCATCGAAGCCTTTGGTACGGATGCCCTGCGCTTTACCCTAGCAGCCATGGCTTCTACCGGTCGTGACATTAACTGGGATATGAAACGCTTAGAGGGCTACCGCAACTTCTGCAACAAACTGTGGAACGCGAGTCGCTATGTTCTGATGAATACCGAAGAGCAAGATTGCGGCTTTAACGGTGGTGATCTTGAGTATTCTCTGGCCGACAAATGGATCGAGTCACAATTTGAGCTGGCGGCGAAATCGTTCAACGAACATATCGATAACTTCCGTCTCGATATGGCCGCCAATACCCTGTATGAGTTTATCTGGAACCAATTCTGTGACTGGTATCTCGAGCTCACTAAGCCGGTACTGTGGAAAGGAAGTGAGGCTCAGCAACGCGCAACACGCCGCACTCTTATCACGGTGCTGGAAAAAACCTTGCGCCTTGCCCACCCGGTATTGCCATACATCACGGAAACCATTTGGCAAAGTGTGAAACCGTTAGTAGACGGTGTTGAGGGCGACACCATCATGCTACAGGCGCTACCGCAGTACGATGAAGGCAACTTCCACCCAGAAGCATTAAGCGACATCGAGTGGGTGAAGAGCTTTATCACCAGTATTCGTAACTTGCGCGCAGAGTACGATATCAACCCAGGTAAGCCATTAGAAGTGATGCTGAAAGCCGCTAACGAGCAAGATGCAGAGCGCTTAGCATCTTGCCAAACAGTGCTGACTTCTTTAGCTAAACTCGACAGTGTCCGCCTGCTGGCAAGCGAAGAAGAAACACCGGCTTGTGCATCGGCGCTAGTGGGTAAATCAGAATTGCTTATTCCAATGGCCGGTTTGATTGATAAAACCGCTGAGCTAGCCCGTCTTGATAAAGAAATAGATAAGACACAAGGCGAAATCAAACGCATCGAAGGCAAGTTAAACAACCAAGGTTTTGTGGCCAAAGCCCCTGAAGCCGTCGTTGCCAAAGAGCGAGAGAAGCTAGAGAGCTATCAAGAGACACTGGTTAAGCTACAAGAGCAAAAAGTCACCATAGCCGCCTTGTAA
- a CDS encoding DNA polymerase III subunit chi, translating into MATATFYLISEHSPQASQSGWFDYVIYLTRHFVNQGAKLYLHCHNRTQAEALAEVFFQQEGADYLAHHLAGEGPKYGTAIEIGHPQAKPLWNRQLVINLANQETTFAHKFAEVVDFVPCEEKAKQLARERYKLYRQAGFAMQTVEVSLP; encoded by the coding sequence ATGGCCACAGCGACATTTTATCTCATCTCTGAGCACAGCCCCCAAGCCAGCCAATCCGGCTGGTTTGACTATGTGATCTATCTAACTCGACACTTTGTCAACCAAGGGGCTAAGCTGTACCTTCACTGCCATAACCGCACACAAGCCGAAGCCTTAGCCGAGGTCTTTTTTCAGCAAGAGGGTGCCGATTATCTCGCTCACCACCTTGCAGGGGAAGGCCCTAAATACGGGACGGCGATCGAAATAGGTCACCCACAAGCAAAACCGCTGTGGAATCGGCAGCTGGTCATAAATTTGGCCAATCAAGAGACAACCTTTGCGCACAAGTTTGCCGAAGTGGTAGACTTCGTGCCTTGCGAAGAAAAAGCCAAGCAACTGGCTCGCGAAAGATATAAACTGTATCGACAGGCGGGTTTTGCTATGCAAACGGTCGAGGTTTCACTCCCGTAA
- the pepA gene encoding leucyl aminopeptidase encodes MEFSVKSGSPEKQRSACIVVGVFEPRRLSPVAEQLDKVSDGYLSSLLRRGDLEGKPGQVLLLHHVPGVLSERVLLVGCGKERELGERQYKEIIQKTINTLNETGSMEAVCFLTELHVKGRDTYWKVRQAVEATNDGLYTFDQFKSNKPELRRPLRKLVFNVPTRRELNLGEKAINHGLAIASGVSACKDLGNMPPNIANPAYLASQARRLADDYDTISTKIIGEQEMEKLGMHSYLAVSRGSKNEAMMSLIEYRGHPDPTAKPIVLVGKGLTFDSGGISLKPGEGMDEMKYDMCGAASVFGTMAALAKLNLPINVVGVLAGCENMPGSNAYRPGDILTTMSGQTVEVLNTDAEGRLVLCDTLTYVERFEPECVIDVATLTGACIIALGHHISGLVSNHNPLAHELVNASEQASDRAWRLPMIDEFQEQLRSPFADMANIGGRPAGTITAGCFLSRFAKKYNWAHLDIAGTAWRSGAAKGSTGRPVSLLVQFLLNRSGQYREE; translated from the coding sequence ATGGAGTTCAGTGTAAAAAGTGGTAGCCCGGAGAAACAACGCAGCGCCTGTATCGTTGTCGGTGTTTTCGAACCACGCCGTCTTTCCCCCGTTGCCGAGCAACTCGACAAAGTCAGTGACGGTTATTTAAGTTCACTGCTCCGCCGGGGCGACCTAGAAGGAAAACCCGGCCAAGTATTGTTATTGCACCACGTACCCGGCGTACTCTCAGAACGCGTATTGCTCGTCGGCTGTGGTAAAGAACGCGAACTCGGCGAACGTCAGTACAAAGAAATCATCCAAAAAACCATCAACACTCTCAATGAAACCGGCTCAATGGAAGCGGTGTGCTTTCTCACTGAACTTCACGTCAAAGGCCGCGATACCTATTGGAAAGTTCGCCAAGCCGTCGAAGCGACCAATGACGGCCTCTACACCTTTGACCAATTTAAAAGCAACAAACCAGAACTGCGCCGCCCATTGCGAAAATTGGTTTTTAACGTCCCGACTCGCCGCGAACTTAACCTTGGTGAAAAAGCAATTAATCACGGGTTAGCTATTGCCTCAGGCGTCAGTGCGTGTAAAGACCTCGGCAACATGCCGCCCAATATCGCCAATCCGGCCTACCTCGCCTCACAGGCGCGTCGCCTCGCCGATGACTACGATACCATCAGCACAAAAATCATTGGCGAACAAGAGATGGAAAAGCTTGGAATGCATTCCTATCTCGCCGTCAGTCGCGGTTCGAAAAACGAAGCCATGATGTCACTGATTGAATACCGCGGCCATCCTGATCCCACAGCCAAGCCCATTGTGCTGGTCGGCAAAGGACTCACTTTTGACTCTGGGGGTATTTCTCTCAAACCAGGCGAAGGCATGGATGAAATGAAATACGACATGTGTGGCGCCGCATCGGTATTTGGCACCATGGCGGCTCTCGCCAAACTCAATTTACCGATTAACGTTGTCGGTGTGTTAGCGGGCTGTGAAAATATGCCAGGAAGTAACGCCTATCGACCTGGTGACATATTAACCACCATGTCCGGTCAAACGGTCGAAGTCCTCAATACCGATGCCGAAGGGCGTTTGGTGCTTTGTGACACTTTGACCTACGTCGAGCGCTTTGAGCCTGAGTGTGTCATCGATGTTGCCACCTTGACCGGTGCGTGTATTATCGCCCTTGGTCACCATATCAGTGGCTTAGTGTCAAACCACAACCCTCTGGCGCACGAATTGGTCAACGCGTCTGAGCAAGCCAGTGATCGCGCTTGGCGCTTGCCTATGATTGATGAGTTCCAAGAGCAATTGCGCAGCCCGTTTGCGGATATGGCCAATATCGGCGGCCGCCCAGCCGGCACCATCACCGCAGGTTGTTTTTTGTCGCGCTTTGCGAAAAAGTACAATTGGGCACACCTTGATATCGCGGGGACAGCGTGGCGCTCTGGAGCCGCAAAAGGATCCACTGGTCGACCGGTCTCCTTATTAGTGCAGTTTTTGCTTAACCGCAGTGGTCAATATCGCGAAGAATAA